The segment CATCCAGTCAAATTAAAATGGTTAAcgagaaaaaatacaaattcaaaAATCTGGTATCCCTGTTAAAAAGGCAACTACTTAAGCATTTCTATCAATTCGCACATCAATCTCCCTCCCACGAAGCTGTATCCCATTCATCATACGGCAGGCTCGCTCAGCTACTTCTGGGGACTCAAATCTAACCACACCACAGCCTTTAGACTTCCCATTCTCCATCTTGATGTCAGCATACAGCACGTGAccttcaaatgaaaagaaagggtCTTGTTTAGCCTTGCAGGTACCACGTAACTCTTATCACATCACAGTTCTCTGCCTTAAGCCACAGAAATTACACCTTTAGAAGCTACCATTAATTCAAAACTTTAAGCTGCAGGACAACTTCACCGAGTCATTGTTTTAAAGGAGTGTTCTCCATTTaagattaattaatttaaactaGTTCTTTCAGTTCTCATTTAAGCACCAGCATCAGCAGTAAATATATGGAGCGAAGCACAAGCCCTGTCAACACGCATTGCACATCAAACTGATGAGGCTGGGAGGTGGTTTTGCAGTCAAGCAGCAAAAGGTGTTGGGAACAAAGGTCTGGGCACAGTAACCGCTGCCATGAAAAAGCTCCCCAAAGAGCACACTCAGTCAGGAGCTGAATTCAGACGTTTTCAATTTTGAACCATGTTCATTTAGACAGAGAATCTGTGCAGGAGCTTTTCAGCAGATCAAGCCTTGCGTATCTCTATTCTCATGTCTTTCTGCAACTAAAAAAAGGCTATTCACATGATAAATCCAGccccagagatggagaagggaagaatgtgttttctctAAGCATTTCTaagcagcccagaaggccaaccatatcctgggctgcatcaaaagaagcgcaTGGCCAGCTATATAAATTCTATGAGTTAACTGGGTTGTCAACTGGCCaggcatttctttctttccagcgCTGCAGAACTCTTGCCAGTATAGCATAGAAGGTAAACATCCTCACAACTCTTGCCAGTGTTAAGATGACACTAAGCTTGAGTGAAATTTTAGTTAGGGTATTAGTATCAAGGACATACAGAGCCAGGAGTTACTGTTTAATTTCTACTCAATTTTCAGAGTAATTACCAGTGATAAAGTAACTTACCACATTCATTAAATTTATCTTTCAGCATTTTCCATGTAAAATCAAAAGGCAgctgtgaaaagagaaaaacagaccaTTACTGAAGATCTGCAGAACAACTTGCAAGCACTGCCACCTGttcaaaacatcttttccatCCTGGGACAGCCACTGTTCAGCATCTTCACTAACAGATGCATAGAGCTCTTCTGTTAAAGAAATGGCTTCAACTCACAAAAGCCCACCTAACTCCACCTTTGGCAGCATACAGTATTAGATATTCCGACTGAAGTCAACAGAGCAGAGATGACATCAATGTGTCAGTACCAATTAATctgaggaagaagcagaggtAGGAAGAAGGCTACTCACATTTCTCACAAATATCTGACAGGCTTTTCTGGCCACCCCAGCTGCAGGTCCTCCAGTTCCTCCAAGGGAGCCTGCAAAATTGCCTGCAAAGTTTCCACGTTCCATGTCCATTGGTCTTTCAAAATTGCTTCCCATTGCAAGTCCCATTCGATCTATGCCTGCTCCCAtgccctgccccatagcagggCCCATTCTTTCCATATTAGTGGCTCCAATGCGCTCCAAGCCCATTCTCTCCATGCCAGCAGCACCCATACGATCTATTCCTATTCTTTCTATAGGAGCGGCACCGATGCGATCCAAACCGGCTGGCATCCTCTCTATCACCTGACCCATTCCAGTTCCCATTCCAGCAGGGACCATACGCTCCATACCGATACCCATTCTATCCATGCCAGAACCCATACGTTCTACACCTGATCCCATCCTGTCCATAGTGGTGCCAACGCGGTCGATGGCGGCACCCATTCTCTCGATGCCAAAGCCTATTCCAGAACCCATTCTTTCTATGCCAGAACCCATTCTCTCGATAGCCGGGCCCATCCTCTCAATGTTAGGAGCAATGTGATCTATGCCCAGAGGGGCCATTCGGTCAATTCCTGAACCCATTCGCTCCACGTTGGAGCCCATGCGATCCAAAACAAGACCCATCCTGTCTATTTCTGACCCTACTCTCTCCATCCCATGCCCCATCCCGGAAGGTATTCTTTCTATTCCCGAGCCCATACGATCAATGCCAGGTGCCATCCTCTCAATCCCAGGAATGCTGGCATTTCCACCACCTGGAACACAACACGCAGATTATCAGTAACCATACAAGAACACAAAACGTTAACGCACACTTAAAGCATTTCAGTCGCATATCATCCTTCACAAAAGTGACTGTAAAGTGTGCTCTGTTCACACTGAATACAAAACTAAGTTTTATTTTCGCCAGCAAGTACTGTTGTTGATTACACAGGCCATCACAACAAAACATGATTCAGGGGAGCAGTCCTCTCAGATCACATACTATAGCTGCGATGGAGACAGGCTTATCCCTTCACTAAGGGGTTTAACATCTGTACACACAAAGAAAGCCTTccaaagaaaaaccccaaaccaaacaaaaaacccacaggaaaaaagttttgaagGCATATGCAAACCTAGGAGAAGATTAGGTGGCAAAAGTAGTATTTTAAATCTAATCTTAGCTGCTAGCTGTGCTGTGCAGTATGCTGGGTGTTACACAGCAACAGTAATTTAGTAACTGAAATTACAGTTCAAATACAGATTGCTTGGAAGAGAGATGAAGGCACATCATCCTTGCCACGCAACTCAGATAGCTTCTGCAAAGCCAGAGAGAGACTTTTACAAGAGAAGACTGCCCAAACCTAAGAAAGAGCCCTGTATCACCAGagcttcaagaaaaagaaaaactccacACAAGAACCACAGCAGAATGGCCATTACAAAGTGACAGGGCACGCCTGGCCTTTTAATATCgcaagaaatacagaaaggttGCTTGTGACATAAAAACACAAGCAACAGGTTTTCTCTATCCCTTGGCTGAGCTGTCCTGACTTTGCTAGAGGGTCTTCTAGTTCCTGTAGGAAAAGGATCACTCCCCTATAGTTTAGCCCATTTTGCTGCTGTATGAAGGATCTTAGCTTATCTATGAAACCAAGTTTAGGATATTTTTGTCTGGTTGTAATAACCCTTCCTTCCATATAAGGTCCAATTTCACGAAGAGTCATCCAAGTTGTATTAGAAACTATACTGCATttaactttctttaaaaatgaatgtaagTGATCTCAAACGGAGCACAGCAGTAAGAGAGCAATTTCAGGAACTGGCTGAATCAAGCTGTACACAAACAGCACAGATGCTCacagaagacattaaaaacattCAAGCTCAGAATCTTTCCATGAAGCACATTTAATATGCTTTGCCATCTCAAAGCCACTACAGACAGAAGAGCACTGCACTATCCTTGCTCAGTTCAAGTAATATTTTACCCAAGTTATTTACTGTACTGATATTCATCTTTTTCCCACTGGGGTTCAAAAGGAAAGACCCATAGAAGAGCACTAATTTTAGATGCACAGTAAGGCATTCCCTTCAGTCATCTTACTTGTGAGTCTATATCAGATTCCTGAAatgcctgggaagaagggaaggaaattaaGGTTTCATCATATTTTTCCCCCCCGCTATCTAAGCTGCATGTTTAACGAAAGTGTTGGGTTATGCATCATTCAGTACCTTCCTCTTTGCCACACATATAGATTTAAGTTTACCATGAATTTTCAAGACATAAGGCAGTGTATTAAGGCTGTCATGTTTTCTGTCCCATCTGGAATTCCATTACAAAGCCCCACAGATCATTACTACTATATCCATCTGCCTTCTATACAGCTCTTAGGAGTTTGATCAAAACCAAACTATTGCAGCAAGTACACTGAAAATACAGTCTGTTTAGGTATAACAAAACATGCATGATTTTTATGTACAGTTCAGGTATAAAAAGCAGGCAGTACTAGTTCTTAGCTCAGTGTACTTACCTATTCCTCTCTCCAAGGTCTCTCCAAAACTACGAGACATTCCCATTTCATTTCTTCCGAATTCTCTTTCAAATCCTCCCCCCATGGCACGATCCATCTCTGAAAAGAATAAGTTTAATATGTTCTTCAGGGTGCCTAAGTAACTCCTGAGAGAGCACTCTAATCTTTGAAAATTACACCTGCAGTAACCACAAAGCAAGTTTTTATTATGTTCTCCTGATCGTTTTATATTTTCTTGAGAGCCgaagaacaacaaaaagcagGACTCTTCTCAAAACAGACAACACATTTGATGCAGCCACTCTGATCTGGAGAGTCTTTCTGGTGAAGGCCAATAAAGCACAGTTTATCTCATTCTAAACTAGTCCTCTAAGGCAATCAATCACTTGTTTCCTGCAGCTCAGAGGCTGTGAGTGACTTGGGGACACCACGTCAGCTATAAACTTTAAGTTTTCCCAATGaaagctgagaaaacagaaatgaccAGGCTAGAGATTATGCTTTCAGAGAACACAAGTCAGACATTGGATATACAAAGAGCTAATGCCTACCGCTCATTCTGCCCATGTTCATTCCAGCTGGGAAGCGACCAATGTTTTCCATGCCACCAAAAGGACCTTCCATTCctaaaagataatatttttcaggTGGTATTTAGCAGTGCCTTTCAACTTTACACTACACTTCACCCACGTAAATCGCTTTCACAGAACATTTCCACAGGCACCAAGACAACTCTGTATCACAGAGTCACAAAAAATTTGGTCACACCATATGTCCTAAACCCAGGGCAGTTTTAACAAGTCACATGACAAAAACATCAGTGATGTTTTATCTGAGGTATTGACCCTTCCCCATACACCTACATCAGTTTTATAAATACTCAAAAAGGGACAAGTTATTGatttcaaagaacacaaatgCCTGGCAGACATATACAGCTAAGTTTACATGACTTTCAGAAAGCCCATGCTATATACACGTTAAAAAACACAGCTTACCTCCCATTTTATTCATTCCAAAGCCCATGCCTTCCATTCCCATTCctcaaaataaaagagaaagctttatATAGCAGACGTAATTCTACAAAAGTTCAGCCATTAGACTGGCTGTAGAAAGAGACCATACAACATGTTCACTGTTCGGACTGAAGAGCTTACATGTGATAACTCCGAGTAGATTGCAACATTCctctcagaaaataaagcagcaaaggggaaaaacCCATAGGCATTTATAAATTGAAAGCTGAATGTGTGCTACTTTTTAGGTGGCTCTTTAAAACTTGTGCTATTTAAACATATCCTAAACAAAGATTTGTAAGCCCACTAATATGTGTTAAAAGTGAC is part of the Cuculus canorus isolate bCucCan1 chromosome 27, bCucCan1.pri, whole genome shotgun sequence genome and harbors:
- the HNRNPM gene encoding heterogeneous nuclear ribonucleoprotein M isoform X1, translating into MEESMKKAAEVLNKHSLGGRPLKVKEVRRASVLSDPDGEHARRAMQKVMAAAGGMGIGPGPGGPGMINIPPSILNNPNIPNEIIHALQAGRLGSTVFVANLDYKVGWKKLKEVFSMAGVVVRADILEDKDGKSRGIGTVTFEQAIEAVQAISMFNGQLLFDRPMHVKMDERAFPKGDFFPPERPQQLPHGLGGIGMGLGPGGQPIDANHLNKGMGMGNMGPGGMGMEGMGFGMNKMGGMEGPFGGMENIGRFPAGMNMGRMSEMDRAMGGGFEREFGRNEMGMSRSFGETLERGIGGGNASIPGIERMAPGIDRMGSGIERIPSGMGHGMERVGSEIDRMGLVLDRMGSNVERMGSGIDRMAPLGIDHIAPNIERMGPAIERMGSGIERMGSGIGFGIERMGAAIDRVGTTMDRMGSGVERMGSGMDRMGIGMERMVPAGMGTGMGQVIERMPAGLDRIGAAPIERIGIDRMGAAGMERMGLERIGATNMERMGPAMGQGMGAGIDRMGLAMGSNFERPMDMERGNFAGNFAGSLGGTGGPAAGVARKACQIFVRNLPFDFTWKMLKDKFNECGHVLYADIKMENGKSKGCGVVRFESPEVAERACRMMNGIQLRGREIDVRIDRNA
- the HNRNPM gene encoding heterogeneous nuclear ribonucleoprotein M isoform X4, whose translation is MEESMKKAAEVLNKHSLGGRPLKVKEDPDGEHARRAMQKVMAAAGGMGIGPGPGGPGMINIPPSILNNPNIPNEIIHALQAGRLGSTVFVANLDYKVGWKKLKEVFSMAGVVVRADILEDKDGKSRGIGTVTFEQAIEAVQAISMFNGQLLFDRPMHVKMDERAFPKGDFFPPERPQQLPRMGMEGMGFGMNKMGGMEGPFGGMENIGRFPAGMNMGRMSEMDRAMGGGFEREFGRNEMGMSRSFGETLERGIGGGNASIPGIERMAPGIDRMGSGIERIPSGMGHGMERVGSEIDRMGLVLDRMGSNVERMGSGIDRMAPLGIDHIAPNIERMGPAIERMGSGIERMGSGIGFGIERMGAAIDRVGTTMDRMGSGVERMGSGMDRMGIGMERMVPAGMGTGMGQVIERMPAGLDRIGAAPIERIGIDRMGAAGMERMGLERIGATNMERMGPAMGQGMGAGIDRMGLAMGSNFERPMDMERGNFAGNFAGSLGGTGGPAAGVARKACQIFVRNLPFDFTWKMLKDKFNECGHVLYADIKMENGKSKGCGVVRFESPEVAERACRMMNGIQLRGREIDVRIDRNA
- the HNRNPM gene encoding heterogeneous nuclear ribonucleoprotein M isoform X3 is translated as MEESMKKAAEVLNKHSLGGRPLKVKEVRRASVLSDPDGEHARRAMQKVMAAAGGMGIGPGPGGPGMINIPPSILNNPNIPNEIIHALQAGRLGSTVFVANLDYKVGWKKLKEVFSMAGVVVRADILEDKDGKSRGIGTVTFEQAIEAVQAISMFNGQLLFDRPMHVKMDERAFPKGDFFPPERPQQLPRMGMEGMGFGMNKMGGMEGPFGGMENIGRFPAGMNMGRMSEMDRAMGGGFEREFGRNEMGMSRSFGETLERGIGGGNASIPGIERMAPGIDRMGSGIERIPSGMGHGMERVGSEIDRMGLVLDRMGSNVERMGSGIDRMAPLGIDHIAPNIERMGPAIERMGSGIERMGSGIGFGIERMGAAIDRVGTTMDRMGSGVERMGSGMDRMGIGMERMVPAGMGTGMGQVIERMPAGLDRIGAAPIERIGIDRMGAAGMERMGLERIGATNMERMGPAMGQGMGAGIDRMGLAMGSNFERPMDMERGNFAGNFAGSLGGTGGPAAGVARKACQIFVRNLPFDFTWKMLKDKFNECGHVLYADIKMENGKSKGCGVVRFESPEVAERACRMMNGIQLRGREIDVRIDRNA
- the HNRNPM gene encoding heterogeneous nuclear ribonucleoprotein M isoform X2, yielding MEESMKKAAEVLNKHSLGGRPLKVKEDPDGEHARRAMQKVMAAAGGMGIGPGPGGPGMINIPPSILNNPNIPNEIIHALQAGRLGSTVFVANLDYKVGWKKLKEVFSMAGVVVRADILEDKDGKSRGIGTVTFEQAIEAVQAISMFNGQLLFDRPMHVKMDERAFPKGDFFPPERPQQLPHGLGGIGMGLGPGGQPIDANHLNKGMGMGNMGPGGMGMEGMGFGMNKMGGMEGPFGGMENIGRFPAGMNMGRMSEMDRAMGGGFEREFGRNEMGMSRSFGETLERGIGGGNASIPGIERMAPGIDRMGSGIERIPSGMGHGMERVGSEIDRMGLVLDRMGSNVERMGSGIDRMAPLGIDHIAPNIERMGPAIERMGSGIERMGSGIGFGIERMGAAIDRVGTTMDRMGSGVERMGSGMDRMGIGMERMVPAGMGTGMGQVIERMPAGLDRIGAAPIERIGIDRMGAAGMERMGLERIGATNMERMGPAMGQGMGAGIDRMGLAMGSNFERPMDMERGNFAGNFAGSLGGTGGPAAGVARKACQIFVRNLPFDFTWKMLKDKFNECGHVLYADIKMENGKSKGCGVVRFESPEVAERACRMMNGIQLRGREIDVRIDRNA